In Rhipicephalus microplus isolate Deutch F79 chromosome 9, USDA_Rmic, whole genome shotgun sequence, one genomic interval encodes:
- the LOC119164862 gene encoding trissin receptor, with the protein MAAPDDANDSSALGEWDATGNGSATSASGVWASSEADEDIFQRMDVRVSLIFAYSIVFCCCFFGNLLVVLVVVVHRRMRTITNFFLTNLAVADLCVGLFCVYQNMSVYLMGEWPFGDFLCRMYFFVQALSYTASVGILTVICVERYIAIVHPMWSKHVITLRRLRIVVLSVWLVSAGFCSPRLVMCGTAEVPSHDEPDRTIHICIMRRFLYDSRTYDVLNFVVCFFVPLAIMSVMYSIIGLQLWRSSVPTGYSCSGPRRGTLELQPLERTNSSATMACRENLLQNNAVCNSQRGVAKKSRHTVHKKHCFPIGATTQVHQHYQQQAAATVLRARRKVIRLLVAVVLGFAVCNLPFHARKFYQYWSSGYEGASRSAVSLTIATTLVLYMNSFINPILYAFLSDNFRRSMKDVLMCRSRRRVRRLSSNRSNGKTTASSVFQHQENTALHTNGFV; encoded by the exons ATGGCAGCCCCGGACGACGCCAACGACAGCAGCGCACTGGGCGAATGGGATGCGACCGGAAATGGGTCGGCCACTTCTGCTTCCGGCGTGTGGGCGTCCTCGGAAGCTGACGAGGATATCTTTCAAAGGATGGACGTCCGCGTCAGCCTCATTTTCGCCTACTCCATCGTGTTTTGTTGCTGCTTCTTCG GCAACCTGCTGGTCGTACTGGTGGTCGTGGTACACCGGCGGATGCGCACCATCACCAACTTCTTCCTCACAAACCTGGCCGTGGCCGATTTGTGCGTGGGTCTCTTCTGCGTCTACCAGAACATGTCAGTCTACCTGATGGGAGAGTGGCCCTTCGGCGACTTCCTCTGCCGGATGTACTTCTTCGTGCAG GCCCTGAGCTACACGGCGTCTGTGGGCATCCTGACGGTGATCTGCGTCGAGCGGTACATCGCCATCGTTCACCCCATGTGGAGCAAGCACGTGATCACGCTGCGCCGCCTGCGCATCGTCGTCCTGTCGGTGTGGCTCGTCAGCGCCGGCTTCTGCAGCCCGCGCCTGGTGATGTGCGGCACCGCAGAGGTGCCCTCGCACGACGAGCCCGATCGCACCATCCACATCTGCATCATGCGCCGCTTCCTGTACGACTCGCGCACCTACGACGTGCTCAACTTCGTGGTGTGCTTCTTCGTGCCTTTGGCCATCATGAGTGTGATGTACTCCATCATCGGCCTGCAGCTGTGGAGGAGCAGCGTCCCCACGGGATACTCCTGCAGTGGCCCGCGAAG GGGCACGTTAGAGTTGCAACCACTGGAGAGGACCAACTCAAGCGCCACGATGGCGTGTCGGGAGAACCTGCTGCAGAACAACGCAGTCTGCAACAGCCAGCGAGGAGTGGCTAAGAAGTCCCGGCACACGGTACACAAGAAGCACTGCTTCCCCATCGGCGCTACCACTCAAGTGCACCAGCACTATCAGCAGCAAGCTGCCGCCACGGTGCTGCGAGCCCGACGCAAAGTCATACGCCTCCTGGTGGCCGTGGTGCTCGGCTTCGCCGTGTGCAACCTGCCTTTTCACGCGCGCAAGTTCTACCAGTACTGGTCGTCCGGCTACGAGGgggcgtcgcgatcggcagtaaGCCTCACGATCGCAACGACGCTGGTGCTGTACATGAACTCGTTCATCAACCCGATACTGTACGCCTTCCTGTCGGACAACTTCCGGCGCAGCATGAAGGACGTGCTGATGTGTCGCTCCAGGCGAAGGGTGCGTCGCCTGTCGTCGAACCGTTCCAACGGCAAGACGACCGCCTCGTCCGTCTTCCAGCACCAGGAGAACACGGCGTTGCACACCAATGGCTTCGTCTGA